The following proteins come from a genomic window of Thiothrix unzii:
- the cysZ gene encoding sulfate transporter CysZ, with product MITDIFKGFGYVFSGFSLITQRGIRPFVVVPLLINILLFAGGVWLAKSQLDYWMTRLLPDWLSWLEWLLWPIFALLIFFVVFYAFSILANLIAAPFNAVLAERVEARLNGLPIPAFEGYKSIPRLLARTFKSEFSKLWYMAKWFLLVLILTLIPGINLIAPLAWTLFGAWMLTIEYADYPMGNHNLFFNDELPLLKRHRNTALGFGWLLSLMTAIPGLNFLVMPVGVAGATALWVDRLSKS from the coding sequence ATGATAACGGACATATTCAAAGGTTTTGGTTACGTTTTTAGCGGCTTTTCACTCATCACCCAGCGCGGAATACGCCCATTTGTGGTTGTGCCATTGCTAATCAATATCCTGTTATTTGCTGGCGGCGTATGGCTGGCGAAAAGCCAATTGGATTACTGGATGACACGGTTATTACCCGACTGGCTATCTTGGTTGGAATGGTTGCTGTGGCCGATCTTCGCACTATTGATTTTCTTCGTGGTGTTTTACGCCTTTTCGATACTGGCTAACTTGATTGCCGCACCGTTCAATGCGGTGTTAGCCGAACGGGTAGAAGCGCGTCTTAATGGCTTACCCATTCCGGCTTTTGAAGGCTATAAAAGCATACCTCGGTTGCTGGCACGCACTTTCAAAAGTGAATTCAGTAAACTGTGGTACATGGCGAAATGGTTTCTGCTGGTGTTGATACTGACCTTGATTCCGGGCATTAACTTGATTGCGCCGCTGGCTTGGACATTGTTTGGCGCGTGGATGTTAACCATCGAATACGCCGATTACCCAATGGGCAACCACAACTTGTTTTTCAACGACGAATTGCCACTGCTGAAACGCCATCGCAATACTGCTTTAGGTTTTGGCTGGCTGTTATCGCTGATGACCGCGATTCCAGGGCTTAACTTCCTCGTCATGCCAGTAGGTGTTGCGGGCGCAACTGCTCTGTGGGTCGATCGTCTTTCCAAATCCTAA
- a CDS encoding IS256 family transposase, which yields MERLDPKLMDDLLSDCKTPADVKNLYSQLLQRMINRSLEAELDVHLNYDKGERSEAGQRRSNTRNGKGNKTIKGEFGELQVETPRDRDGSFEPKLIQKRQIRLAGMEEHILTLYAKGMTTRDIEDTIKRLYGVDISHTLIAEVTEAVQGEAKAWQTRALDNIYPIVWLDGIVVKVQQDKQVINKSAHVVLAVNLRGEKDVLGIWLAENEGAKFWLSVLTELRHRGVQDIYVACMDGLNGLPEAVNAVFPKTLTQLCMVHMVRASLRYVTAKDTKGVVAALKRIYQSSTAEEAEHELEALDTEWGNKYKAVVRLWRGNWANVIPFFQFQPEIRKVIYTTNAIESLNMSLRKFTRNRRIFPNDSSALKSLYLAVREASQKWSVIHHWKPALQTFLLMFGEERVPLSAL from the coding sequence TGGAACGCCTCGACCCGAAACTCATGGATGACTTACTCAGCGATTGCAAAACGCCTGCTGATGTCAAAAACCTTTACAGCCAGCTCTTGCAGCGGATGATCAACCGCAGCTTGGAAGCCGAATTGGATGTGCACCTAAACTACGACAAGGGTGAGCGTAGCGAAGCCGGGCAACGGCGCAGCAATACCCGTAACGGCAAAGGCAACAAGACCATCAAAGGCGAATTTGGTGAGTTGCAGGTAGAGACACCGCGTGACCGTGATGGCAGCTTTGAGCCGAAGTTGATACAAAAACGCCAAATACGGTTAGCAGGGATGGAAGAACACATCCTGACGCTGTACGCCAAAGGCATGACCACCCGCGACATCGAAGACACGATCAAACGCCTGTACGGGGTGGACATCTCGCATACGCTGATCGCGGAAGTAACCGAAGCCGTTCAGGGCGAAGCTAAAGCGTGGCAGACGCGAGCACTGGATAATATCTACCCGATTGTCTGGCTCGATGGGATTGTCGTTAAAGTTCAACAAGATAAGCAGGTCATCAATAAATCAGCCCATGTGGTATTGGCGGTCAACTTACGCGGTGAAAAGGACGTGTTGGGCATCTGGTTGGCAGAAAATGAAGGTGCCAAGTTCTGGTTATCGGTCTTGACGGAACTACGCCACCGGGGCGTACAAGACATCTACGTGGCGTGCATGGATGGCTTAAACGGCTTGCCTGAAGCCGTCAACGCGGTCTTCCCCAAAACGCTGACCCAGTTGTGCATGGTACACATGGTTCGCGCCAGCTTGCGCTACGTCACCGCCAAGGATACCAAAGGTGTGGTCGCTGCCCTCAAGCGCATTTACCAGTCCAGCACTGCTGAAGAAGCCGAACACGAACTGGAAGCCCTCGACACCGAATGGGGTAACAAATACAAAGCAGTCGTGCGTCTATGGCGCGGTAACTGGGCGAATGTCATCCCGTTTTTCCAGTTCCAGCCGGAGATCCGCAAAGTGATTTACACCACCAATGCGATTGAATCCCTGAACATGAGTTTGCGCAAGTTTACCCGCAACCGGCGCATCTTTCCCAATGACAGTTCAGCCCTCAAAAGCCTGTATTTGGCGGTACGCGAAGCCTCGCAAAAGTGGTCGGTCATTCACCACTGGAAACCCGCTTTGCAGACTTTTTTACTTATGTTCGGTGAAGAGCGGGTTCCGCTCTCCGCCCTATGA
- a CDS encoding nitroreductase family protein has translation MTAFLQAMNFRHACKKFDPQRTIAAEDFQQILEVGRLSPSSFGMEHWHFVVVQTPELREKLREACWNQPQITESSHVVVILESVK, from the coding sequence ATGACAGCGTTTCTGCAAGCGATGAATTTTCGCCATGCCTGTAAAAAGTTTGACCCGCAACGGACGATTGCTGCGGAAGATTTCCAGCAAATTCTGGAGGTTGGACGTTTATCACCCTCGTCTTTTGGGATGGAGCATTGGCATTTTGTGGTCGTACAAACCCCGGAGTTGCGTGAAAAGTTGCGTGAGGCGTGCTGGAATCAGCCACAAATTACTGAAAGCAGCCATGTGGTGGTGATTTTGGAGTCTGTCAAATAA
- the kdsB gene encoding 3-deoxy-manno-octulosonate cytidylyltransferase, which yields MNTVLVIPARYASTRLPGKPLRLLAGKPLIQHVHERALVAGFSSVLVATDDERIQAVCEGFGAQVAMTATTHETGSDRLAEVVQQQGWTDDTVVVNLQGDEPLTPVANLYQLAANMAHNPQASIATLATPITEIDELFDPNVVKVVRDERGMALYFSRAPVPFQRDAGIAVADYALRHIGMYAYRVGFLRVFTRLAMSMPERLEKLEQLRALSNGYRIHVDIAAEIPGLGVDTEADLYKVEAQLLKNT from the coding sequence ATGAATACCGTATTGGTGATTCCGGCGCGTTATGCGTCTACACGCTTACCGGGCAAGCCATTGCGCTTGCTGGCGGGTAAACCGCTGATCCAACACGTTCACGAACGTGCGTTGGTTGCGGGGTTTAGCAGCGTATTGGTGGCAACCGACGATGAGCGCATCCAAGCGGTATGCGAAGGGTTTGGGGCGCAGGTGGCGATGACTGCTACTACACACGAAACCGGCAGCGACCGTTTGGCTGAAGTGGTGCAACAACAGGGCTGGACAGACGATACGGTCGTGGTCAATTTACAAGGGGATGAACCGCTTACGCCTGTCGCTAATTTATACCAATTAGCCGCGAATATGGCGCACAACCCGCAAGCCAGTATTGCTACCTTAGCCACGCCTATTACCGAGATTGACGAATTATTTGACCCGAATGTGGTGAAAGTGGTGCGTGATGAACGTGGCATGGCATTATATTTTAGCCGCGCACCAGTTCCTTTTCAGCGCGATGCGGGAATAGCAGTGGCTGATTACGCACTTCGCCACATTGGAATGTACGCTTATCGGGTAGGTTTTCTTAGGGTATTTACTAGGTTGGCAATGTCGATGCCGGAACGTTTAGAAAAACTCGAACAATTACGCGCATTATCGAACGGTTATCGTATTCACGTTGATATTGCAGCAGAAATTCCGGGATTAGGGGTGGATACCGAAGCCGATTTGTATAAAGTCGAAGCACAATTACTTAAAAATACTTAA
- a CDS encoding OmpP1/FadL family transporter: MRFTFNKSLLVASVLLAISSQSAFATNGMAPIGLGITQKAMGGAAVATSENTMNAGTNPASLSNVDAGWDIGAEVFMPDRGATISGNNMGGGMTADGSYDGNGKDMFLIPEGGYKRQLSDKHSVGVVVYGNGGMNSSYDKAIPLFDATGVNKPGINLEQLVVAPTWSTKINENNSVGVSLNLAYQRFSANGLQNFTAPVGSLQQASSSPNDVTDRGNDASTGVGATIGWQGKLSPTVTAGVAYRSKTNMGKLDKYKGLFAEQGDLDMPAATTVGIAWQATPKTLIATDIQKIEYSKVKAMANTNTAGGLLGSDNGSGFGWKDQTVYKIGVKHQVKPNFAVLAGYNHAKNPLQSSQTLFNVLAPATVEDHVTLGGEWKLNNKASLTAAYTHAFDKGVNGSNSIHPTQQGGGEANLNMEQNAVGIAYSVKF, from the coding sequence ATGCGTTTTACATTTAACAAAAGTTTGCTGGTTGCATCTGTCTTATTAGCAATTAGCTCTCAATCAGCGTTTGCTACCAATGGTATGGCTCCAATTGGTTTGGGCATCACTCAAAAAGCAATGGGCGGTGCAGCAGTTGCAACGTCTGAAAACACCATGAATGCTGGTACAAACCCAGCAAGCTTGTCCAATGTTGATGCAGGTTGGGATATTGGAGCAGAAGTTTTCATGCCAGATCGCGGCGCAACTATTTCCGGTAATAATATGGGTGGTGGGATGACTGCCGATGGCTCATACGATGGTAATGGGAAAGATATGTTCCTTATTCCTGAAGGTGGTTATAAGCGTCAGTTGAGCGATAAACACAGTGTTGGTGTTGTTGTTTATGGCAATGGTGGTATGAATTCCAGCTACGATAAAGCTATTCCTTTATTCGATGCAACAGGTGTTAATAAGCCAGGAATCAATCTTGAACAGTTAGTTGTTGCTCCTACTTGGTCAACTAAAATCAACGAAAATAATAGCGTTGGTGTTTCTTTGAATTTAGCTTACCAGCGTTTCAGTGCTAATGGTTTACAAAATTTCACAGCTCCAGTAGGGAGCCTACAACAAGCAAGTAGTAGTCCAAATGATGTTACAGACAGGGGTAATGATGCATCAACAGGGGTTGGTGCAACTATTGGTTGGCAGGGTAAATTATCTCCTACCGTAACGGCTGGTGTAGCTTATCGTAGCAAAACTAATATGGGTAAACTGGATAAATACAAGGGGTTATTTGCTGAACAGGGTGATTTAGATATGCCAGCAGCAACGACAGTTGGTATTGCATGGCAGGCAACACCTAAAACATTGATCGCAACTGATATTCAGAAAATTGAATATTCAAAAGTTAAGGCAATGGCTAATACAAATACAGCGGGCGGTTTGTTAGGATCTGATAATGGTTCCGGCTTTGGTTGGAAAGATCAAACCGTTTACAAGATTGGTGTTAAACATCAGGTCAAGCCTAATTTTGCGGTATTAGCCGGTTACAATCATGCTAAGAACCCACTTCAATCCAGTCAAACATTGTTTAACGTATTAGCACCTGCTACGGTTGAAGACCATGTAACGTTGGGTGGTGAGTGGAAGTTAAATAATAAAGCTAGTTTGACGGCTGCCTACACTCATGCTTTTGACAAAGGTGTTAATGGTAGTAACTCTATTCATCCGACACAGCAAGGCGGTGGCGAAGCTAATTTGAATATGGAACAGAATGCTGTTGGTATTGCTTACAGCGTTAAGTTCTAA